A genomic window from Terrisporobacter glycolicus ATCC 14880 = DSM 1288 includes:
- the aroC gene encoding chorismate synthase, with protein sequence MSGMWGNNIKISIFGESHGSAIGINVDNLPSGFTLDMKEVTREMKRRSPGNNNLSTLRKEDDEHEILSGYFEGKTTGTPLCAIIRNKDNKSKDYSKIKDVMRPGHGDYPGFVKYSGFNDYRGGGHFSGRITAPMVFAGAICKQILRKEKIEIVAHIQSIGEIKDKSFLDCDLDKELINSLKYGEFPLINKNLEDKMKNKILNARKEGDSVGGVIECIILGVEAGIGSPFFDSVESTLAHLMFSVPAVKGIEFGRGFNITEMKGSKANDEYYLDEKKIKTKTNNNGGISGGITNGMPIIFRVAIKPTPSIYKEQGTVDIRTMEETTLKIEGRHDPCIVQRALPVIEGVSAIGILDLIKNR encoded by the coding sequence TTGAGTGGAATGTGGGGCAATAATATAAAGATTTCTATTTTTGGAGAATCTCATGGAAGTGCTATTGGAATTAATGTAGATAATTTGCCTTCTGGATTCACTTTAGATATGAAAGAAGTTACTAGGGAAATGAAAAGAAGATCTCCTGGTAATAATAATCTTTCAACATTAAGAAAAGAGGATGATGAGCATGAAATATTAAGTGGATATTTTGAAGGGAAAACTACAGGAACTCCTCTTTGTGCAATTATTAGAAACAAAGATAATAAATCAAAGGATTATTCTAAGATTAAGGATGTGATGAGACCTGGCCATGGAGATTATCCAGGCTTTGTAAAATACAGTGGATTTAATGATTATAGAGGAGGAGGTCATTTTTCTGGAAGAATAACAGCACCTATGGTATTTGCAGGAGCAATTTGCAAGCAAATATTAAGAAAAGAAAAAATTGAAATTGTAGCTCATATTCAATCCATAGGAGAGATAAAGGATAAAAGTTTTCTAGACTGTGATTTAGATAAAGAATTAATAAACTCTTTAAAATATGGAGAATTTCCTTTAATAAATAAAAATTTAGAAGATAAAATGAAAAATAAAATTCTAAATGCTAGAAAAGAAGGTGACTCAGTAGGAGGAGTTATAGAATGTATAATTTTAGGTGTGGAAGCAGGGATAGGAAGTCCTTTTTTTGACTCTGTTGAATCAACTCTAGCTCATTTGATGTTCTCAGTTCCAGCTGTAAAAGGAATTGAGTTTGGAAGAGGATTTAATATAACAGAGATGAAAGGTTCAAAAGCCAATGATGAGTATTATTTAGATGAAAAAAAAATTAAAACAAAAACTAATAATAATGGTGGAATAAGTGGTGGAATAACAAATGGTATGCCAATAATATTTAGGGTGGCAATAAAACCAACTCCCTCAATATATAAAGAACAAGGTACTGTGGATATACGAACTATGGAAGAAACTACTTTAAAAATTGAAGGAAGACACGATCCTTGTATTGTTCAAAGAGCGTTACCTGTTATAGAAGGAGTTAGTGCCATTGGAATTTTAGATCTTATTAAAAATAGATAA
- a CDS encoding dihydroorotase, whose product MILIKNGRLIDPLSKKDEVVDIAIEDGKIKKIGKIEVNEKFKEIIDAKGYIVSPGLIDVHVHFRDPGFTYKEDILTGAKSAARGGFTTVICMANTKPVVDNVETLNYINEKAKEACINVLQVGSITKSFRGKELTNFEELLENGAVGFSDDGIAIMDTEILYEAMNKAKELDVPISLHEEDSNFIETAGVNDSEIAKKLGLKGGAKTCAEDIMVARDCMIALETGAKVSIQHISSGVAVETVRFAKSLGAKVYAEAAPHHFTLTEEDVLKHGSLAKMNPPLRTDKDNQTIIEGLKDNTIEIIATDHAPHIMEEKNRVFAACPSGIIGLETSLALGITSLVKENHLSLMSLLEKMTINPAKLYNLDRGYIKEGAIADILIFNPGEEWIVKDFDSKSSNSPFIGEKLLGKVKYTISEGKIVYTDK is encoded by the coding sequence ATGATTTTAATAAAAAATGGTAGATTAATTGATCCATTGAGTAAAAAAGATGAAGTAGTAGATATAGCTATTGAAGATGGAAAAATTAAAAAAATTGGCAAAATAGAAGTTAATGAAAAATTTAAGGAAATAATAGATGCAAAAGGATATATAGTTTCTCCAGGGCTAATTGATGTTCATGTGCATTTTAGAGATCCAGGTTTCACATACAAGGAAGACATATTAACTGGAGCAAAATCTGCAGCAAGAGGTGGATTTACAACTGTTATTTGTATGGCAAATACAAAACCTGTAGTTGATAATGTTGAAACTTTGAATTATATAAATGAAAAAGCAAAAGAAGCGTGCATTAATGTACTTCAAGTTGGTAGTATAACAAAAAGTTTTAGAGGAAAAGAATTAACAAACTTTGAAGAACTTTTAGAAAATGGTGCTGTAGGATTTAGTGATGATGGTATAGCTATAATGGATACAGAAATCTTGTATGAAGCAATGAATAAAGCAAAGGAACTTGATGTGCCGATAAGCCTTCATGAAGAAGATTCTAACTTTATAGAAACTGCTGGTGTAAATGACAGTGAAATAGCTAAAAAATTAGGTCTTAAAGGTGGAGCAAAAACTTGTGCAGAAGATATTATGGTAGCTAGAGATTGTATGATTGCCTTGGAAACAGGAGCAAAAGTAAGTATACAGCATATAAGTTCAGGTGTAGCAGTAGAAACAGTAAGGTTTGCAAAATCACTTGGAGCAAAAGTTTATGCAGAGGCGGCGCCTCACCACTTTACTTTAACTGAAGAAGATGTACTAAAACATGGGTCATTGGCAAAGATGAATCCACCACTTAGAACAGATAAAGATAATCAAACAATAATTGAAGGATTAAAAGATAATACAATAGAAATAATAGCAACAGATCATGCACCACATATTATGGAAGAAAAAAATCGTGTATTTGCCGCTTGTCCAAGTGGTATCATAGGTTTGGAGACATCTTTAGCTTTAGGCATAACATCTTTAGTAAAAGAGAACCATTTAAGCTTAATGAGCTTATTAGAAAAAATGACTATAAACCCTGCAAAACTGTATAATTTAGACAGAGGATATATTAAAGAGGGAGCTATTGCAGATATTTTAATATTTAATCCAGGTGAAGAATGGATAGTAAAAGATTTTGATTCTAAATCAAGCAACTCTCCTTTTATAGGTGAAAAACTATTAGGAAAAGTTAAATACACAATTAGTGAAGGAAAAATTGTTTATACTGACAAATAA
- the pheA gene encoding prephenate dehydratase: MDLYDYRKEALIKNKSNIKIGYQGIKGSFSEEAMIEFFGENQNEVSYDKFEDVFIALEKDEIDYGILPFENSCTGAITAVYDLLSKYGFYIVGEECIKIKQNLLGINGSRLEDIEEVYSHPQGFEQSKNFLKNHDNLKLIYFYNTAISAKHVSDLNDKSKAAIASERAAKIYGLDIIDKEINDNESNNTKFVIISKKLELSNDCNKMTVTFSLDNKSGTLYNFLKHFAENKINMVKIESRPSKSKLWEYVLYVDFEGNINDENVKNAINIIEIKSKYFKLLGCYKKKEI; this comes from the coding sequence GTGGATTTATATGACTATAGAAAAGAAGCTTTAATTAAAAACAAAAGTAATATAAAAATAGGATACCAAGGAATAAAAGGATCTTTCAGCGAAGAAGCAATGATTGAATTCTTTGGAGAAAATCAAAATGAAGTAAGCTATGACAAATTTGAAGATGTGTTTATAGCTTTAGAAAAAGATGAAATAGATTATGGGATTTTACCTTTTGAAAATTCATGTACTGGAGCAATAACTGCTGTATATGATCTGTTATCAAAATATGGATTCTACATTGTGGGAGAAGAGTGTATAAAAATAAAACAGAATCTGTTGGGGATAAACGGTTCTAGACTTGAGGATATTGAAGAAGTTTATTCTCACCCTCAAGGTTTTGAACAAAGTAAAAATTTCTTGAAAAATCATGATAACTTGAAATTGATATACTTTTACAACACAGCCATAAGTGCAAAACATGTTTCAGATTTAAATGATAAAAGCAAGGCAGCTATTGCCAGTGAAAGAGCAGCAAAAATTTATGGACTGGATATAATAGACAAAGAAATAAACGACAATGAAAGTAACAATACAAAGTTTGTAATAATTAGCAAAAAACTAGAGTTAAGTAATGATTGTAATAAAATGACTGTAACATTTTCTTTAGATAACAAATCAGGAACCTTATATAATTTTCTTAAACATTTTGCAGAAAATAAAATTAACATGGTAAAAATAGAATCTCGACCAAGTAAAAGCAAGTTGTGGGAATATGTTTTATATGTTGATTTTGAAGGTAATATTAACGATGAAAATGTAAAAAATGCCATAAATATAATCGAAATAAAAAGTAAGTATTTTAAGTTACTGGGGTGTTATAAAAAGAAAGAAATTTAA
- a CDS encoding ABC transporter ATP-binding protein has product MKYVEIKGLYKNFGEINALENLNLSIEKGEIFGLLGPNGAGKSTTINILTTLLEKDKGIIKICDEEVRKNDANMRGKLGIVPQDLAIFEDMTALENVMFFGSLYGLKGKDLKEKSLSALQFVGLEESKKLSKTFSGGMKRRLNIACGIVHNPELLILDEPTVGIDPQSRNHIMKSIKTLNKNGCTVIYTTHYMEEVEALCNNIAIIDKGRVIAEGSKESLKNLITNKNKFEVIVNDITSVNEKDFNNIKGIDSVEFKDNKVIVSIDREINGLNELLLYLSSKDIKILDIKSQILTLEDVFLNLTGRKLRD; this is encoded by the coding sequence ATGAAGTATGTGGAGATAAAAGGATTATATAAAAATTTTGGGGAAATAAATGCATTAGAAAACTTAAACCTTTCTATAGAAAAAGGTGAAATATTTGGTTTGCTTGGACCAAATGGAGCTGGAAAAAGTACAACTATTAATATACTTACAACTCTACTTGAAAAAGACAAGGGAATCATAAAAATATGTGATGAAGAAGTAAGAAAAAATGATGCAAATATGAGAGGTAAGCTAGGAATAGTACCTCAGGACTTAGCTATATTTGAAGATATGACGGCATTGGAAAATGTAATGTTTTTTGGTAGTTTGTATGGATTAAAAGGAAAAGATTTAAAAGAGAAATCATTAAGTGCATTACAGTTTGTAGGATTGGAAGAAAGTAAGAAATTAAGTAAAACTTTTTCTGGAGGTATGAAAAGAAGACTAAATATAGCTTGTGGTATAGTTCATAATCCAGAACTTTTAATTCTGGATGAGCCTACTGTTGGCATAGATCCACAGTCTAGAAATCATATAATGAAGTCCATTAAAACTTTGAACAAAAATGGATGTACTGTAATTTATACAACACACTATATGGAGGAAGTTGAAGCACTTTGTAATAATATTGCAATTATTGATAAGGGAAGAGTAATAGCAGAGGGAAGTAAAGAAAGTTTAAAAAATTTAATCACTAACAAAAACAAATTTGAAGTTATAGTAAATGATATTACTTCTGTAAACGAAAAAGATTTTAATAATATAAAAGGTATAGATAGCGTTGAATTTAAAGACAACAAAGTAATTGTAAGTATTGATAGAGAAATTAATGGATTAAATGAGCTTTTGTTATATTTAAGTAGTAAAGATATTAAAATTTTAGATATAAAAAGTCAAATACTAACTTTAGAAGATGTATTTTTAAACTTAACAGGAAGAAAACTTAGGGATTAA
- the aroA gene encoding 3-phosphoshikimate 1-carboxyvinyltransferase: MGNLKIYPSKLKGELKIPPSKSMAHRAIICAALSDKLCRIDNIDYSDDIIATIEGMKSLGVIITKYEDYVEVVGVYKDIQDTRKNKVIDCNESGSTLRFLIPISLLFEGASRFIGRGNLRKRPLTTYYNIFDKQNIKYSFEKDILNLEVEGALKGGTFEVEGNVSSQFISGLLFTLPLLKENSKIIITTDLESKSYVDLTLKVIKDFGIEISNNNYEEFIIKGNQKYEGRNYRVEGDYSQGAFFLCADAIGNEILCKDINIDSLQGDKEIINILRKMNVDIIAKKNEIEGKRRKKLKSTYIDGSQCPDIIPIITSVAALAKGKTEIVNVGRLRIKECDRLSAITSELNKLGANIIEKEDSIIVEGVDELEGNVEVWSHKDHRIAMTLAIVSSRCKKPIVIKDYDCVSKSYPKFFEDFEKIGGISVEWNVGQ, from the coding sequence ATGGGAAATTTAAAAATTTATCCATCAAAGTTAAAAGGAGAATTAAAAATACCGCCTTCAAAGAGTATGGCACATAGAGCAATTATTTGTGCAGCTTTAAGTGATAAATTATGTAGAATTGATAATATAGATTATTCAGATGATATTATCGCAACAATAGAGGGCATGAAGTCTTTAGGAGTAATAATTACAAAATATGAAGATTATGTGGAGGTAGTTGGAGTATACAAAGATATACAGGATACAAGAAAAAATAAAGTAATAGATTGTAATGAGTCAGGATCTACTTTAAGATTTTTAATTCCAATATCTTTGTTATTTGAAGGGGCTAGTAGATTTATTGGAAGAGGAAACCTAAGAAAAAGACCACTTACCACATACTACAATATCTTTGATAAACAAAATATAAAATACTCTTTTGAAAAAGATATTCTAAACTTGGAAGTAGAAGGAGCATTAAAAGGTGGAACTTTTGAAGTTGAGGGGAATGTAAGCTCCCAATTTATTAGTGGTTTATTATTTACACTACCACTATTAAAAGAAAATTCAAAAATAATAATTACCACTGATTTGGAGTCAAAATCTTATGTAGATTTAACTTTAAAAGTAATAAAAGATTTTGGAATAGAAATAAGTAATAATAATTACGAAGAATTTATAATAAAGGGAAATCAAAAATATGAAGGACGTAATTACAGAGTGGAAGGTGATTATTCTCAAGGTGCATTTTTCTTATGTGCTGATGCCATAGGTAATGAGATTTTATGTAAGGATATTAATATCGACTCTCTTCAAGGAGATAAAGAAATTATTAATATTTTAAGAAAAATGAATGTGGATATTATAGCAAAAAAAAATGAGATTGAAGGTAAAAGAAGAAAAAAATTAAAATCAACTTATATTGATGGAAGTCAGTGTCCAGACATAATACCTATTATTACTTCAGTAGCAGCTTTGGCAAAGGGAAAAACTGAAATAGTAAATGTGGGAAGACTTAGAATAAAAGAGTGTGATAGACTTTCTGCTATAACTAGTGAACTTAATAAACTTGGAGCAAATATTATTGAAAAAGAAGACAGTATAATAGTTGAGGGTGTAGATGAATTGGAAGGTAATGTAGAAGTCTGGAGTCATAAGGATCACAGAATAGCCATGACGCTAGCCATAGTATCAAGTAGATGCAAAAAACCTATAGTAATTAAAGACTATGACTGTGTATCAAAATCCTATCCGAAGTTTTTTGAAGATTTTGAAAAAATAGGAGGTATAAGTGTTGAGTGGAATGTGGGGCAATAA
- the aroF gene encoding 3-deoxy-7-phosphoheptulonate synthase — translation MVVILKPGTSEEEIKMIIKELGSLNVSVDKSKGTECTILGLVGETRNIDPWFIESHECVQKVMKVQETFKKANRMFHPENTVVDVCGKKIGGKKIAMIAGPCSVENEEQIKLVAKEVKKYGGGFLRGGAFKPRTSPYSFQGLKYEGLDLLNKAKKETGLPIVTEIMSPCDIPKFVECADIIQVGARNMQNFDLLKELGKINKPILLKRGLSATIEELLMSAEYIMAGGNENVILCERGIRTFETYTRNTLDLSIIPAIKKLSHLPVVVDPSHATGKWWMVESLSKAAIAVGADGLIIEVHNDPKNALCDGAQSIKPEVFADLMGELKIIANAVGREI, via the coding sequence ATGGTAGTGATTTTAAAACCAGGGACTAGTGAAGAGGAGATAAAAATGATAATAAAAGAACTAGGAAGTTTAAATGTATCAGTGGACAAAAGTAAGGGAACAGAATGCACCATACTAGGATTAGTTGGAGAAACTAGAAACATAGATCCGTGGTTTATTGAATCTCATGAATGTGTGCAAAAGGTTATGAAGGTACAAGAAACTTTTAAAAAAGCAAATAGAATGTTTCACCCAGAAAATACAGTTGTAGATGTTTGTGGTAAAAAAATTGGTGGAAAGAAAATTGCTATGATAGCTGGTCCTTGTTCAGTGGAAAATGAAGAACAAATAAAATTAGTTGCAAAAGAAGTTAAAAAATATGGAGGAGGATTTTTAAGAGGTGGAGCATTCAAACCTAGAACATCACCATACAGTTTCCAAGGTCTGAAATACGAAGGACTTGATTTGTTAAACAAAGCGAAAAAAGAAACTGGACTTCCAATAGTAACAGAAATAATGTCTCCTTGTGATATACCAAAATTCGTAGAATGTGCAGACATAATTCAAGTAGGCGCTAGAAATATGCAAAACTTTGATTTGCTAAAAGAGTTGGGAAAAATAAATAAACCTATTTTATTAAAAAGAGGTTTATCAGCAACGATTGAAGAGTTATTAATGAGTGCAGAATACATTATGGCTGGAGGAAACGAAAATGTTATTCTTTGTGAAAGAGGAATAAGAACTTTTGAAACTTATACAAGAAATACACTGGACTTAAGCATAATTCCAGCTATTAAAAAATTAAGCCATCTTCCAGTAGTAGTAGATCCAAGTCATGCTACAGGAAAATGGTGGATGGTTGAATCTCTTTCAAAAGCAGCCATAGCTGTAGGTGCGGATGGTCTTATTATAGAAGTTCATAACGATCCTAAAAATGCATTGTGTGATGGGGCGCAATCTATAAAACCAGAGGTATTTGCAGATTTAATGGGTGAACTTAAAATAATTGCAAATGCAGTGGGAAGAGAAATATAA
- a CDS encoding prephenate dehydrogenase yields the protein MKILIVGLGVIGGGYAMALKEAGYKEVYGVDKNAGTLDKAKKLGIIKEGFINEDEIISKMDLIVLAIYPNLVKKFIIRNKNKFKKNALITDVTGIKELFIHDITEILPENIDFVFAHPMAGREKKGIDYATNKVFEGANFLIIENNKNKEENLKLIERLAYEMGFKHIRRTTPKFHDEMIAFTSQLPHVLAVALINSDWDDRNTGAFIGDSYKDLTRIANMNEELWSLLFLGNKENVLTVINSFEKEVNKIKKCIEDEDKKGLEELFIKSTMRRENLCK from the coding sequence ATGAAAATATTAATTGTAGGCCTTGGCGTAATTGGTGGAGGATATGCAATGGCCCTAAAAGAAGCAGGATATAAAGAAGTTTATGGAGTAGACAAAAATGCAGGCACTTTAGATAAAGCAAAAAAACTAGGTATTATAAAAGAAGGTTTTATAAATGAAGATGAAATAATTTCTAAGATGGACTTAATCGTTCTTGCCATATATCCTAATTTAGTAAAAAAATTTATTATTAGAAATAAAAATAAATTTAAGAAAAATGCTTTAATTACAGATGTGACAGGAATAAAAGAGTTATTTATTCATGATATAACTGAAATCTTGCCAGAAAATATTGATTTTGTATTTGCTCATCCCATGGCTGGAAGAGAAAAAAAAGGCATAGATTATGCTACAAATAAAGTATTTGAAGGTGCAAATTTTTTAATAATTGAAAATAATAAAAATAAAGAAGAAAATTTAAAACTAATAGAAAGACTTGCCTATGAAATGGGTTTTAAGCATATTAGAAGAACTACTCCTAAGTTTCATGATGAAATGATAGCATTTACAAGCCAATTGCCACATGTTCTTGCTGTAGCCTTAATAAATAGTGATTGGGACGATAGAAATACAGGAGCATTTATTGGTGATAGCTATAAAGATTTAACTAGAATTGCAAATATGAATGAGGAATTGTGGAGTTTATTATTTTTAGGAAATAAAGAAAATGTGCTTACTGTTATAAATAGCTTTGAAAAGGAAGTAAATAAAATAAAAAAATGTATAGAAGATGAAGATAAAAAAGGATTAGAAGAATTATTTATAAAATCTACAATGAGAAGAGAAAATTTATGCAAATAA
- a CDS encoding PTS sugar transporter subunit IIC, which translates to MIQILTGTALLLVVLALFTLFSYKAPQGMKAMGGLANAAVASFLVEAFHFSFFGEVLGIKFLENVGAANGSLGGVAAATLVPLALGVSPVYAVMVGLTCLNFKILPGFIAGYLISFVIKKLEEKVPAGLDLIVIILVAAPLAFGIGQFTSPIVNGVLETVGTVLTQASSASPILMGVILGGLITVVATAPLSSMALTAMIGLTGAPMAIGALSVFGSSFMNFVFFSKMKFGSKKDNISVAIEPLTQADLISANPIPVYVTNFIGGAMSGVIIALMGLVNNSPGTATPIAGFAVMFAYNPPMQVLITAAGCIVVSIAAGFIGYAIFKNYKITTADVVRGTNSDDIAA; encoded by the coding sequence ATGATTCAAATTTTAACAGGTACTGCTTTATTATTAGTAGTATTAGCACTATTTACTTTATTTAGTTACAAAGCGCCACAAGGTATGAAGGCAATGGGTGGACTTGCAAACGCTGCAGTTGCATCATTCTTAGTTGAAGCTTTCCACTTCTCATTCTTTGGTGAAGTTTTAGGAATAAAATTCCTTGAAAACGTTGGAGCAGCAAACGGTTCATTAGGTGGTGTTGCAGCTGCAACTTTAGTACCATTAGCTCTTGGAGTTTCTCCAGTATATGCTGTAATGGTTGGTCTTACATGTTTAAACTTCAAGATACTACCAGGATTTATAGCTGGTTACCTAATATCATTTGTAATTAAGAAGTTAGAGGAAAAAGTTCCTGCTGGACTTGATTTAATCGTTATAATATTAGTTGCTGCACCACTTGCTTTCGGTATAGGACAATTTACTAGTCCAATTGTAAACGGTGTTCTTGAAACTGTTGGTACAGTATTAACTCAAGCATCATCTGCATCTCCAATATTAATGGGTGTAATACTTGGTGGTTTAATAACAGTTGTTGCTACTGCTCCACTTAGTTCAATGGCTTTAACAGCTATGATAGGTTTAACTGGTGCTCCAATGGCAATAGGTGCATTATCAGTATTTGGTTCTTCTTTCATGAACTTTGTATTCTTCTCAAAAATGAAGTTTGGTTCTAAGAAAGATAATATATCAGTTGCTATAGAGCCATTAACTCAAGCTGACTTAATATCTGCTAATCCAATACCAGTATATGTTACTAACTTTATAGGTGGTGCAATGTCTGGTGTAATAATAGCTTTAATGGGACTTGTAAACAACTCTCCAGGAACTGCTACTCCAATAGCTGGTTTCGCAGTAATGTTTGCTTACAACCCACCAATGCAAGTTTTAATAACTGCTGCTGGTTGTATCGTAGTATCAATAGCTGCTGGTTTCATAGGATATGCAATATTCAAAAATTACAAAATAACTACTGCTGATGTAGTTCGTGGAACTAACTCAGATGATATAGCTGCTTAA
- a CDS encoding histidine kinase → MIYKIILNLIISVNIFIYGLENHVLLNKISYPIVAILICISLSLYMLYIIKINDNLLLINIIFMLIVTYFYNPCFMILVILSVEYILEKKYDVFYLYSLIIVYFLGAIKINLSYTNIFLGFVACIFIYNIIKYEEKIYKLEKYNYDLKDKNFHLEETRKEENKINYNSIQSVKIEERNNISQKLHDKIGHTLAGSIMQLEALKIIIKSDEEKGFIILDKIIENLREGMDDIRYTLKKIKPNVEELNINNLKVMMDNFSKKSNIKTELTLEGDLNEINLIYWKNILECMSEIFTNSIKYCNGDSINVHISVFNKIIRVHIKDNGNYQGEIKKGMGLLGIEERIVNLGGDVHFNNEEGFSSLIILKR, encoded by the coding sequence ATGATATATAAAATAATATTGAATTTGATAATTAGTGTAAATATATTTATATATGGTTTAGAAAATCATGTGTTGCTTAATAAAATTAGTTACCCAATAGTAGCTATTTTAATTTGCATTAGTTTATCATTGTATATGTTATATATAATTAAAATAAATGACAATTTGCTACTCATAAATATTATATTTATGTTAATAGTTACTTACTTTTATAATCCATGTTTTATGATTTTGGTAATCTTGAGTGTTGAGTATATTTTAGAGAAAAAATATGATGTATTTTATTTATATTCTCTTATAATTGTATATTTTTTAGGGGCTATTAAGATTAATCTCAGCTATACTAACATATTCTTAGGTTTTGTTGCATGTATTTTTATTTATAATATTATAAAATATGAAGAAAAAATATATAAGTTGGAAAAGTACAATTATGATTTAAAGGATAAAAATTTTCATTTGGAAGAGACACGAAAAGAAGAAAATAAAATTAACTATAATAGTATACAGTCGGTAAAAATTGAAGAAAGAAATAATATTTCTCAAAAGCTTCATGACAAAATTGGTCATACGTTAGCTGGAAGTATTATGCAGTTAGAGGCTCTTAAAATTATTATAAAAAGTGATGAAGAAAAAGGATTTATTATTTTAGATAAAATAATAGAAAATTTAAGAGAAGGTATGGATGATATTAGATATACTTTAAAAAAGATAAAGCCTAATGTGGAGGAGCTAAATATTAATAATTTAAAAGTTATGATGGATAATTTCTCTAAAAAATCAAACATTAAAACAGAGTTGACGCTAGAGGGGGATTTAAATGAAATCAACTTAATATATTGGAAGAATATTTTAGAATGTATGTCAGAAATTTTTACGAATAGTATTAAATACTGCAACGGAGACTCAATTAATGTACATATAAGTGTTTTCAATAAAATTATTAGAGTTCATATAAAAGATAATGGTAATTACCAAGGGGAAATAAAAAAAGGCATGGGACTTCTTGGTATTGAAGAAAGAATTGTAAATTTAGGTGGAGATGTACATTTTAATAATGAAGAAGGTTTTTCAAGTTTAATTATACTTAAGAGGTGA
- a CDS encoding response regulator, with the protein MIRLVIVDDDILIRESLKIIIGIDEEIEVVATLENGKECIEFLNENKVDIILLDMRMPIMGGEEVLAEIRRRKIDVKVLILTTFDEENLISSAIKHSSNGYLLKSSKPDKIISGIKSMYMGNGVFEADIVSKLVINNNNSDDNTKGNILEKYDLSEREKEVVKFIAKGFSNKEIAGEIFLSEGTVKNHITSILSKMDLKHRTQIAITYLNGK; encoded by the coding sequence ATGATACGTTTGGTTATTGTTGATGATGATATATTAATAAGAGAAAGTTTAAAAATAATTATTGGAATAGATGAGGAAATAGAAGTTGTGGCAACATTAGAAAATGGGAAGGAATGTATTGAATTTTTAAATGAAAATAAAGTTGATATAATTTTACTTGATATGAGAATGCCAATAATGGGTGGAGAAGAAGTATTAGCAGAAATAAGAAGGCGAAAAATAGATGTGAAGGTTCTTATACTTACAACTTTTGATGAAGAAAATTTAATCTCATCAGCCATAAAACATAGTAGCAATGGATATTTATTAAAAAGCAGCAAACCAGACAAAATAATAAGTGGAATAAAGTCAATGTATATGGGTAACGGAGTTTTTGAAGCTGACATAGTATCCAAACTTGTGATTAATAATAACAACAGTGATGATAATACTAAAGGCAATATATTAGAAAAATATGATTTAAGTGAAAGAGAAAAAGAAGTAGTAAAGTTTATTGCAAAAGGTTTCTCCAATAAGGAAATAGCCGGGGAAATATTCTTATCAGAAGGAACTGTAAAAAATCATATAACTTCTATTTTATCTAAAATGGATTTAAAACATAGAACTCAAATTGCTATTACATATTTAAATGGAAAATAG